The Dyella caseinilytica genome has a window encoding:
- the rpmG gene encoding 50S ribosomal protein L33, whose protein sequence is MANSKQDKIRLISSAGTGHFYTTQKNKKNTPDKFEFKKYDPVVRKHVIYKEGKIK, encoded by the coding sequence ATGGCTAACAGCAAGCAAGACAAGATCCGTCTGATCTCGTCGGCCGGTACCGGTCACTTCTACACCACGCAGAAGAACAAGAAGAACACCCCGGACAAATTTGAATTCAAGAAGTACGATCCGGTCGTTCGCAAGCACGTGATCTACAAGGAAGGCAAGATCAAGTAA
- the secB gene encoding protein-export chaperone SecB, translated as MAEITANGQNNGPAGQPQLALQKIYVKDVSFEAPNAPQIFQEVGEISEAPQVQLNLTQRATGLGNDLYEVVLSLTLTCTVNDRTAYLAEVHQAGLFGIAGFSEADHAGIIGSYCPNLLFPYARQVISSLVQEGGFPPFLLQPINFEALYAEQQRRVAGEPHTLNS; from the coding sequence ATGGCAGAAATCACCGCCAACGGCCAGAACAACGGCCCCGCCGGCCAGCCCCAGCTGGCGCTGCAGAAGATCTATGTAAAGGACGTGTCCTTCGAGGCTCCGAATGCTCCGCAAATCTTCCAGGAAGTCGGCGAAATCAGCGAAGCGCCGCAAGTCCAGCTGAATCTCACCCAGCGCGCGACCGGCCTGGGCAACGACCTCTACGAAGTCGTGCTGAGCCTGACCCTGACCTGCACCGTGAACGACCGCACCGCCTACCTGGCCGAAGTGCATCAGGCTGGCCTGTTCGGCATTGCCGGTTTTAGCGAGGCCGATCACGCCGGCATCATCGGTAGCTACTGCCCGAATCTGCTGTTCCCCTATGCACGCCAGGTGATCTCCAGCCTGGTTCAGGAAGGTGGTTTCCCGCCGTTCCTGCTCCAGCCGATCAATTTCGAAGCCTTGTACGCGGAGCAGCAGCGCCGTGTCGCTGGCGAGCCGCATACGCTCAATAGCTGA
- a CDS encoding NAD(P)H-dependent glycerol-3-phosphate dehydrogenase, giving the protein MSAQPLMAVLGAGSWGTALATLAARNGVPTRLWGRDAEALAAMKATRRNQRYLPDLELPEELDYEPDLAAAVRGAKVVLIVVPSHAFAEMLDELAPLLDPEANIAWATKGFEPGTGRFLHELVAEKLPGREAAVITGPSFAREVAAGMPSAVTVHSESEAFAQELAVLLHAPNFRAYSGNDVLGAELGGAMKNVLAVATGVADGMKLGLNARAGLITRGMNEMLRLGKALGARPETLMGLSGLGDLVLTCTGDLSRNRRLGIALGQGIGIHEAVTQIGQVVESVVTADEVMRLAEKHGLDLPISKGVQAVLHGEVTPVEGLKALMAREQKPEYPEGLFETRRA; this is encoded by the coding sequence ATGAGTGCTCAGCCATTGATGGCTGTTCTGGGCGCCGGCTCCTGGGGCACGGCGTTGGCGACCCTGGCCGCGCGCAACGGCGTGCCCACCCGCTTGTGGGGGCGCGATGCCGAAGCGCTGGCGGCCATGAAAGCCACGCGTCGCAACCAGCGCTACCTGCCGGATCTGGAGTTGCCGGAAGAACTGGACTACGAGCCCGACCTGGCCGCTGCTGTGCGCGGCGCCAAGGTCGTGCTGATCGTGGTGCCCAGCCACGCTTTTGCCGAAATGCTGGATGAGCTGGCGCCGCTGCTCGACCCCGAGGCCAATATCGCCTGGGCGACCAAGGGCTTCGAGCCGGGTACCGGACGCTTCCTGCACGAACTGGTGGCTGAAAAGCTGCCGGGGCGCGAAGCTGCGGTGATCACCGGTCCGTCGTTCGCACGCGAAGTGGCGGCGGGGATGCCGAGCGCCGTCACCGTGCATTCGGAAAGCGAGGCGTTTGCCCAGGAGCTGGCCGTCCTGCTGCATGCCCCCAACTTTCGGGCCTACTCCGGCAACGATGTGCTGGGTGCGGAGCTCGGTGGCGCCATGAAGAACGTGCTGGCGGTCGCCACCGGCGTCGCCGACGGCATGAAGCTGGGCCTCAACGCCCGCGCCGGTCTCATCACCCGCGGCATGAATGAAATGTTGCGTCTGGGCAAGGCGCTCGGCGCGCGCCCGGAAACCCTGATGGGTCTGTCCGGCCTGGGCGATCTGGTGCTCACCTGCACGGGCGACCTGTCGCGCAACCGCCGATTGGGCATCGCGCTGGGGCAGGGCATTGGCATTCATGAAGCGGTGACGCAGATCGGTCAGGTGGTCGAAAGCGTCGTGACAGCCGATGAAGTGATGCGCCTGGCCGAGAAGCATGGTCTGGATTTGCCGATCAGCAAGGGTGTGCAAGCCGTGCTGCATGGCGAAGTCACGCCGGTCGAAGGCCTCAAAGCCTTGATGGCGCGCGAGCAGAAGCCGGAGTATCCGGAGGGCTTGTTCGAAACGCGTCGAGCATGA
- the rpmB gene encoding 50S ribosomal protein L28, with protein sequence MARVCQVTGKGVQTGNNVSHANNKTRRRWLPNLHERRFWVPSENRWVKLRVSNQALRTIDKKGIEAVIADLRARGEKV encoded by the coding sequence ATGGCCCGTGTATGCCAAGTCACCGGAAAGGGTGTGCAGACCGGCAACAACGTCTCGCACGCTAACAACAAGACCCGTCGCCGCTGGTTGCCCAACCTGCATGAGCGTCGGTTCTGGGTTCCCAGCGAAAACCGTTGGGTGAAACTGCGCGTCTCCAACCAGGCGCTGCGCACGATTGACAAGAAGGGCATCGAGGCCGTGATTGCCGACCTGCGTGCCCGTGGTGAAAAGGTCTAA